The Fusarium falciforme chromosome 4, complete sequence genomic interval GAAAGATCCATCATTATTTTGTTATCGGCGATGCCATTTGATCGTCCCAGGCATAGACTCTTCAGGTTCGATGGGAGGGCGCGATCCAGGATCACGGCATCATGGTTCAGCACGTCAAATCCGTCATCCTCGAGGCGCTCAAGATTCGGCGCTTGGAGCAGAATGATTGGTGCGAGAAGAGGCTCGTATGGTATCTCTTGCCTGCTGTTGAACAGATAGTGGCTGAACTTGTCGACAGCTTCTGGTAGTCATCCCTGCACAATGTCTTCTGACGCCCAAACTCTGAATCTTGCTGATAGGTTAGCCCGTCGAAGATCCATCCCAAGTTCCCGCTTGTTGTAGATGGTACGGCAGAACAGAGCGAGGGTCACGTCTTTTGTTTCGGGGTATACACTAAGATGACAGGAAACTTTGAAACTATGTGACATAGTTGGCTTGAGCAAGGGATATGTCGTATGATGAACATGTCTTCAAATGGCTTcatctttttaatttcttgCAATAACTAAAGTGATTTAATCTAGATTCGCAAACTTTACCAGTCCCTGCAGCCCTCTTCATCAACGTTGCCCTCTCTAGATCCCCAATCCCCCATATCATACCAAGCAAACCTCCTCGCGCTAAACACAACAGTCCCGTGTCTGGTCCACTCCTGACATCCCAATTCAAGGAGTTGCTTGAAAGGACTGTACCGCCGGGCTGGTTCTTCATAGATGTCAAAGTACACTTGCTTCAGCTTCTGCTGTTCGGACGACTCTCTGTACGTTGACGAGATGTACGTCATCAAAGCCTCACCGGCCAAGGTCAGACCCGTGTAGGCTGATATGACGTGGAGCTTCTGCAGCGATGGTGGCAGGGCTCTCACCAGGGCCTGGCTGTCGAGACGATATAATTCCGACTGGGGTTCGAGAGCAGGTCCTGCCCAGAtcttcagctcctccagaTCATCTAGCTCCCTTAGAGCGTGAATGTCATCAGTATTACATGAAGCATCGAGCATAACACGCCGCAGGGTATCCTTCCTCAGCGTCAAAACTTCGCAGATATCGGAGACAGTAGCTGTATCTCCCCTAAACATGGCGGGTAGACCAAAGTAATAATGTGCGAATTCTTGAAGCATTGGTGTACACGAGATTAGTCTCTCAAGCTCGTCTCGGCGCATCAAAAAGTCACCGAGCCGAAGGACACGCAGGTGCTGAAACAACACCCGTTCGTCAGGACTCGAAAACACGGGACAGTAGATAGCCAATGTGTGAAGCTTCGGCAAGGAACTAAGCAGATATCCAAGGCCCCACAAGGAGAGATTTTGGCCAAACCTGTCATGTTCCTCCAAAGAGGAGATCCAATCTCCCAGCCAGACGCTGGTCAGATTCTGCGGGAGTGCGCCATCACGGACCACGGACCCGGCGTCCCAGTCCAGCATGCAGAGGCATGTCCCCTCGTTCTtaccgtcgtcgtcgatgcgTTCCAGATTTGGAGCTTGGAGCAGAATGAGTGGCGAAATAGAGCAGTTGGGCCAGTCCTCCTGCAAGGAATGTGCATCGAGGGCCATGTGGTGACTAAACTTTTCTAAAGCATCTGGTAGCCAACCTTGGATCACCTCCCTGTCTATCTCTGTCTCAGATACTGAGAGATCAGCCCATCGGAGGCATTTGCCAAGCTCTGGGTTATCAAAGATGGTGCGGCAGAACCTAACGAGGTCATCAGGCTCCCTATCCTTATCTACGTAGCCAAAATGATGGTGAAGTACCCGCTGAGCGATTGCTCCTACCTTCCTATTGACGAGCGATAGGTCGAGGAGAGCGCGGCGAGAGGAGTCCCTTCGCCACCAGTCTGGTCTAGGAATTTTCAGGTGCTTTTCCTGGCAATGTTGACAGAACTCTTCGCAGATCTGGAGGAGGATTTCGGCACTGAACTCTGAGAGATTCATGGTGGCGAAGATTTAGATGTCTATGGTATGGTAAGTCGTATCGTGGAGAGAGAAACTAGTGAAAACAAGACCTTGCCAGAGATCTTGAGTCGGGGTTATATGCTGCAATGTCCGAAAATGGTTTATTTCAATACTTTACTGGAAACTATATACTGGTAGTTGCCGTGCGAACTTGGTATGAACAGTAACCCGCACAATGCTTCAGTTGTCAGGAGAGAAGTTcactatagctattttattggATGAAGTTGGCAGCTTTTAATGAACAAATTTGCTCAGTCCCCTCATTGGGCAATACTCTGGAAAAGCCGGCGTTGTGTTCTTTGCTCCCGTGTCTACCGTCTCAATCTCTTTCAGGAGAAATGCGCACAAACCAAACAGTCCTAAAAGGGCCCTGTGCTATGGTCATGCTCTTTCCAGTTGGGTGGTCACCTTTAGCCTGCCAATTACACCTCAAAATGAATGACGTCCGAAACGAGCAGAAGCAAGAGCTTCTTGGCGGCTGACAATTGACTGAGTGAAGCAGAcgaaaggaatataatagaGTAGTCAAATGAAGACACATGCTGCAGTAGTTACATCCGTATAATACAAACAACAAACCTTCCACTTGTCAAGAAATCAATAAATAGCAACTTTACGCCCTCAAAATCAGCAAAATCAAGCACGTCCTGGGGTATCATGTAACTTTTCAACACCTCGGGCCAGAAATATCCCAAACCTCAACAACGCCGTCCATCCTGCCAAGCACCAAAGTCGTCCCGTCCTCCGAAAAAGCACCCGACATTACCAGTTCCTCCGTAGTCCTCTCAAATTCAACGGTTCCCGTCGCAACGTCCATGATGTCGAAGCCGTCTTCGGTTCTGCAGAGCACGTAGCGACAGTCGGATGAGATAGCCAGCGGCCAGCCTTCAAAGCGGCGCACCGAGTTGAGGTTGTATGAGGTTAGGTCGTTGGCTAGTGGCATCCAGACGTGCACGCTCGTTCCCCAGACTGAGACGATTCGTCGGCCGTCGGGGCTGACGGCTAGAGCTCGCGGGTTGGTCGAGCCATCAATCTCAAGACGGCGGGTGGTCTTGCATGTGACTGGGTTGGTGATTCGAAGAGTTCCGTCGCGAGAGATGGTGACCAGGCTGTGGTCGGGCATAAAGGCAGCGTGCGTAACAGTGTCGATGTGGCTCAGAACTCTTCCAACTCGGTGTCCGTTCTTTGCATCCCAGACACCAATGCGGTCTCTGCCCTCTCCGACAGCAATGACTCTCCCGTCGTGGCTCCAAGCAACCGGCTcgcccttggcctccttgagtTCTCCAGCAGTCTTTCCCGTCGTAAAGTCCCGTAGGAGAACGGTGCTAGAGTGGTGAAAGTCCACTCCTCCGGGAAGCTGAACGATCCAATCCCGGATAGTCGCCAAACGAGCAGTGTGCGGCGCAAAGACGGCGTGAGAGCCGCTGGTCTGCGAGTAACCCCGCTGAGTCTTCAGGTCAAACACATCAATCCAAGACTGAGAAGTCTGGGCGGCCATGTAGATGGCAAAGGCTGCTGAGCTGCAGGGCGAAAGGCCGACAGAGGTGATCTCGCCCTTGCTGCAGGTGCGGCGGAAGCGGAGGGAGAGGTTCAGTTGAGATGAGGAACTGCCCGGGTCGCCGCTATCGACCGGGGTTGTAGGCGATGCTGGAGCAGATGATTGTCCCCTGTGGTAGTGTTAGTGGGTGCATCTCTTACCCGGGACAGGCATTGACTTAcatgttggtgttggaagATCGATTTGTGGATCTCAGATGGAACTTCATGAGCGTTCGGCTAAAAGTGGAAAGTAGATAATTGTGGATGAAAGCCAATTGAGTGCAGGGATGTTTCTTTGTTCTTGGTGTTTGAGGTTGTTTGTATAATGCCTCAAAAAActggcagcagcctcatctTAAACCAACGCGAAGTCGTGAATCACGACCCTGTAATTCGAGTCACAAAGCAAACCCACTCTCGTGTGGATTACCAACCGGGCTGTCGGCGAGTCCCAAAAGAGGAATGCTAAAGAACAGGATGCCACCATCGCTGGGCGCCGTGATGCTGGTTGAGACTCCAATTCACGCCTGTCGAGGCCTGCAACGTGAGTCACCCGCCGTTCTGCTTGCTGCAGGCTTCGGCGAGTCAGAATTGGGGATAGCGGCAGATGACATGGGGGGCTCCGGTTCGGGGGATGTGGAGGGTTGAGCTGGGGTATGGGATGGGTCGAAGAATACGGATATGTCAGCACGAGACCATGAACAGTTCTTGGCGTTGATAAATGCGCATTCACGAGGTTTTTAAGCATGAAAAGGTTAATAAGCATATGGCGCGCTGTGTAAATGTTGTGTTATTATCCGCTGTGTATGCTCCTTGGCTAGCCGGGTAGAGCCCCTACTGGAGGTAACAATCCACTGCTGTTGGACCCTCGATAAATACGCATTCTTGTCAGAGCAATCTTGAAACCATGTTGCGTGGCTGTttggcgaggaggatcaGTGTGTAGCAATGGATCCAACAGTGTGGTGAAAGAGGTAGCAGAGCCTGGTCATGATCCATTATGAAACAGTCTGTTAGTGCGTGCGAATTCGCTGTCAAAGCACGAATTGCCTCTTTTGCAGGCCAGGGTTGCTCATCGGGGAAAACACCATCAATGGACTAACCCACCACGCTACAAAGGCACCTCTCAGCAGGATTGGAAATCAATTTTATACCGTTAAAGCATATTCAATTTGTCATTCAATTCGTCATGTAACAGAGGGCAACTCGTGCAATTCTAAACACAaagtcgtcatcctcgtgAACCTATCAAGGTGTCTCCATCCCCGCGCCGAGGTCGACATGGGGTCTCCACCATTaaccatcccatcccaacTCTTTCCCTACTTCATCATTTTTTGTGTCTTATTTATGCGCCAAATGCCTCGTCGTAGTTGACCATGCACGATCGGTATCGCACCTTGCTCGTTCGGAGGTTCTCCATGGCGAGCTGAAGACCCTCGGTCGAGATGGGGATCTCCTCGACCCACGACTTGATGCCGTTGTCGGCAGCCAGCTTCAGCATCTCGAGCATCTCCCGTCGGCTACCCAGGTGCGAAGAGCCGATGTAGCAGCCGTTGGAGAGGAAGTCCTGGTTGCGCACGGTCAGGCCGTCGCCGCCGGGAAGACCAACAGAGTTCCAGTGGCCGTggatgtcgaggaggctgaggtaCTGGCTGAGAGCGAAGCCCTCGAAAGAGGTGgcggtgttgatgatgatgtcaaaGGTCATCTCGTGGCCCTTGGTCCAGTTCTCCTCGCCTGTGGCCAGGAAACCGTCAACACCCATCTTACgggcatcctcctcctttgcTCGCGTACGGGAGATGGCCCAGACCTCGGCGCCGAGGGCCTTGGCAAAGAGAAGACCATAGTGGCCGAGACCGCCAATACCGACGATGCCGACCTTCTTTCCGGGGCCAGCACCGAGGCGCTTCAGAGGGCTGTATACGGTGATACCGGCGCAGAGCATAGGGGCGGCCTGAGAGCTGGAGAGGGCTTCGGGGATAGGGTACACCCTGTGAGTGTTCAAGTCAGTCGATGAACGTCAATGCTAATATGATGAGCAGGAATGAGATCAACTCACCAGTACTCGTGGATGCGGCTGTGGGAAGAGTAACCACCCTGGGTGTTGACACCGGTGTCGAGGTACGGAGCACCATAGGCGTCAATCTGGTCCTTGCAGTAGGTCTCATTGTCATTCTTGCACTGACGGCACTCGAGGCACGAATAGACCTGAGCACCAGCACCGACACGGTCGCCAACCTTGGCCAGCGTCACCTTGTCGCCGACGCGGACAACCTTGCCGACAACCTCGTGACCGACGGCCAGAGGGTAGGGGCAGTCACCCCAGTCGCCGCTGATGGTGTGACGGTCACTGGCGCAGACGCCGCAGCACTCGACCTTGATGTCGACGTCGTAGTCGCCAAAGGGACGGGGCTGGAAGGTGTTCTTTTCAAAGTCGGTCCATCGCTCGGCGCTGGGGGACTGGAAGCCCTGGAACTTTTCGGGGAAAGACATGGTGACGATGGGGGGTGATGTTGTGGGGGTATCACAAAGACACGGTCGAGAATGGGAATGACGATGCAGCAAAAGACGAGAGCAAGAAGGAAGAACGACAAGAGCTCAATGGCAACAGCTGGGGTattccttataaagcttttgtCCTGCTCCTCACAAACCCCCACTCAGGTCATCCATTCCCACTCCTCGTCGCCTTTTACTGCCGTGTCGGTCGGGTTGGTGAGGGGCAATCGACGGACTGCCCCTCACTCAACGCGAGCGACAGCAGAGAGCGACGTGCCATCGGATGTGCGCCATGTCATGGACCTTTGGGGGAGGTCAAGGCGTGGCTACGGGTGTAGACGGTCCTCATTGGACTCGATTTGTTTACTCACCTTCAAGTTTGGGGGTTTCGCATCATGGTGCCCTCTCTTCCCCAATCCCGCAACAGAGACAGCTCCAACTCGGCCGTCGCAACGGCACGCGATAGGGTGACGAGCGTCATGAGGGATCCATCATGAGTCGTGTCTCCTCCCCACAGTCACATCGGATTATCGTGGGAATGTTGATCCGACGGAGGCCGATTCCTCCACCAAGGAGGTGATGCGTGGGGAAGAGAGTGGCATGAGATGAAAGGTGAGTTAAGAatgtgttggtgatgttgcTTTTTCAATTGCTCCGTTGGTCCCGAATGGGGGCATCCTTTTCTGCgaggaattaattatctcTATCCTTCTTTCAATTGCCTGATGTTTGTATCCCAAACATGCATTTGTCTCTTGATTGTCCAACTTTGTCGTCCCATCGTGTATCGGATCGGATATCGGGTATATCTTGTCCAACCCCGCGAGAACCAAATCACCACCACGTCTCACGGTTACTCAAACACCCTCAATTCTTCcaatccttcttcttcagagCCCGCGACTCGCCCAGACCAAAACCCGCCAGGAAGCAAAGCCTCATGGTCATGCCGACATAGACCCATGGCACATTACCCAGATCGCTCACATTCCACCCCGCGACATCCCAGTAGATGCTCGCCCCGAGCTCCCGCATCGAGTACAAGTGTCCCACGTCGGCGAGCAGTAGCACAAAGAGCACGGTGCGCCAGACGCGCAGGTCCGCCGTGGACCGTAGCACGAGCGCCTCGTTGAgcgcgaagaagaagaacatgtTGGCCAGCTGCGACATGGCGACAGAGGTTGCCAGCGGCGCACTGGCGTCCGGGGACGGTGCCGAGTCTGAGTTCAACAGGTTGAGGTAGGTTTCCTGGCGGAAGTGGCTGTAGTAGGCTCCCACCAGCGCGGAGATGGgttcgacgacgaggaagaagaggcggTAGATGAAGTGGATGCGGAATGCCACCTGGGCTGGTTTCTGCTGACCAGCCATTTTGAACGAGCTCTATAGAGGCAATTGTGTGTCAGGTAAGTTGGTATGGAGAGGTGATATTGCTGTCGCAATTCCGCAACGTGTTGTTCATGCTCCTTCACGAAAACTCTCCCAATGGGCCCTGGTTCGGGAAAAACTTGATCCACAAGGTTCAATCTCTCACCCCACGAGAACCGTGCCAGCCCCGTTATCTCGGTGCTCTTTACAACGAGATCTTGAAGCCGGGTCCATTGATGCCTGACAGTAAGCTATCGTCATTTTGTAGCAGCTCCGACCTCACTTGAAGCTAGGCCGGAGTCTCATGTGATACTTGTCTTGTCCAAAACGCTTCAGCCACGGTCAGAGAGTTGAGAAACGTTAATAGACCTCTAAGCCCAACAGAGCCCCGGGCGATCAAGGAGATCCCCCAATGCAGCACCAATAGCGTCGCGCTACGACAACCTACCCATCGGACTCTCCGTCTCGTTGGGCCAAGCTCCAGACCAAACCTGGAAGGTTTCTAGTTTTTCCCTTCCCAGTCGATCCTAACCCGCAGAGATTTTCCCGGAAGTTTCATAGTCCGAACGGTTTGTGGGTGTGCTCGTTGCCGAGATCGCTGCAGATCTTTAAAGGGCACGAATCAAGTGAATTCCTGCTTCACAGCGGCACAGCATCTCTTCTTGTGCCAGACTCAGCTTGTGGATGACCAGGTGTGTAGTACCGTCCACCGGAAATAGAGGTCCAGGGTCTCACAGGAAAAATTTCTATCCCTGCGGATGAGATCATCCAGCGAGCCGAGTGGAATCCGGGGTTACTAGTCAGTGGCGCTGTTGGGGGGGCTTTTTTCCATTGAAGAACTGGGGTTGGGATTCGGATTGGACAGCTCTGCGAATTGAGGTCCGGGCATTAGCTGAACCGGGATGGTATCTGTTATTGCCTGGCAATGTTTATCAGAGACCCAGCTGCAGTGTAGCATCAAAAAGCAACGCTGTTGTTGTGGTGAACGGGGTTGCGTTACACTTGGTTGGACAGCAAACATTCATGTCTGCGAATGTCAACAAAGAAAAAGTCAGCAAGTGCAGGCTCCTTCTGCAACCCATACCAAAGACCCTTTGACCTGCAGAACGATTGCGAGTGCACATCGCCACTCACAAGGGCCCCCTTTGCCCCCAAAACACCGAATGTCTGTGTTACGCGCCACTTGCAAGTtatggagggggaggggccgGGCTAGTGTCGAGCCTAGAAGGACTTGTCCCGGAGTCGTTTCTTATTCTCACCGCTCAACTGGAGAAAAGGAAGTTGAACAATGACAACACGTAGAGAATTTGCAAAGAGTCAAGTAATTACAGTCCCTGTCCTAAATGTCACTCAGTCATGGCCACATCGCGGCCCCCGAGGAAAAACTGGGACTCGCTGGCCACAGATTGGGCCTCCGTCCTCCCGCATTCCATTCCCAGTCCTCTGGTCAAGTCGGGTCCAGCTGCTGTTCGGGTACCGGGGGACGCTAGTTTTTGGGGCGGTCCCTGGCGCTGAAGATGGCGTTGGCAAAACTGAACCTACAGGAACGCCAGCCTGACATCACAGGTGGTTCACTGGTAACATGGCTTGACTGAGGATAGACTGGTATCTTGTTATCGTGAGACCTCGTTTGCCCCCTTTCCCGTCTCGACACCCTCTCGTCCTCAGTTCCCCTGATCGTCACTCTCTTGTCCCCTGACTCGCTTCTTCCTTTCAAATCTTCtcccttggcctcggctCCTGACCCCCGATCCAGTTGCCCTTGTCTGCCGTCGACGTACTGTAAATATCAGTGGTACCCCTGTCCTGTCCGCCGACACCTCCCGCCCCGTTGGTTTGACCGGGATTGCTAATCGGCGCAACgctttttctttcttgtgCTTCGCTTCCTTGAATTCCAggtcttctttctctcttcctttcttttttccttccTTGTCCAAGACGCAAGCGAAAAAGGATCACCCACCAGGAAATAAATTTCCAATATTCTCACTCCTTTTTAACTGTCGTGTCCTTCCTTTATCAGCTGGACCATCTTCAGCTCCTGCAGCGTTGCCCACCTGCCCCCGAAACGCAGCCGGTCCTACACAAGGCGACCCCTCCCAGACCCAAACCTTATAGCACCATCCTCCACTGCCTGAGGTGCTGCAACAACAAACAAACCGACAACCTCGATTCAGTCATACGACGAGCTGCGCCCACCTCTCCGCCCAGCTCACGGGTCGCCGTCCCAGTAGCACGCAGCACCTCACAGTAcaagagcaagcaagcatctTGTGCTGAATCATTCTTTCATCCGGGGCTTGCGCTGCGCTCCTCTGTTCTCTTCTGCTGGCTTGAACTGTCCTTGGCTTGGACCCGACGCTCCTTCATCTCTGACCGCCGTCGCATTGCAACTCGCAGTATCTGCAACTCGACGACTCGTTTCATCCGATACCGACAACCGACGATAACCCTACGATCCCTTTCGTCGATTCGAACTTGAAACACATCCTCTGCTTCTGCCTGCGATTCAATAACAACCATGACCAAGCGCATCATTCCCGTCAACGACTGGGCTCCTGCTCAtgaggccatgatggaaCCCCCCGCCGAATCGTCTGCCATGGGCgcagctgctgcttctgaATCTCAAGCATCGGCCCCCGGCGTCTTCCGTCCAGAGACCGGCTCTGGGGCGACCACGTACGGCCACAGACACCGTAGCATGAGTCTGTCGCTTCCTTGGCGACGCCCCAAGTCGTTTGTTTGGGGACATGATAGCTCGCATCATCTATCGCGTCACTTTAACGATCTTGCCATCGACGATACGGAAGAGGAGGTGCACGGGTCAGGCAACGGCGCCTCCCATGGCCACGGTCATgaacaccaccatcacttCCATACTCCTGGTGCGATCAAGGGGATCATCCGTCGAGCGTCTGTCTCGTTCAACCGTATGGTTCATCGTCGACCCTCTGGCGTGGCTGAAGATGCCCCTGAACACCACTCTGCAAGACCCATCACATCTCATGGACACTCGACCTGGAGCAGACTTCGACAGGCCACTATCAGACACTCACGATCCATCTATGGACTGGATCTAAACCATGAACACGGATTCCACCATCAACAGGAGAATCCCTCTAACCTTCCTATTCCTGGTTTCCGTGGAGAGCCACCAATCATCCCTGATAACTCGGGAGCTGCTGCAAAGGCTTCAGCTGCCATGCAGAATGAGTACTATGCTCGCCAGAGCCTCTACAACATGTGGCTCAACCCTACGACCAACGATGAGAGCAACGACCGAGAGAGTGGCATTGGAATCACTGTGACTCTGCCTGGCACCGAGGAAGCTGATGCCGAGTCTGTCATTAGCAAGATCGACTTTGTCACCAAGCTTCCTACTGAGCTTGCCATCCATATTCTCGCCTGCCTGGACGCTGCAGCTCTCACCAAGGCCAGCGAGGTCTGCCGCAGCTGGAAGAACATCATCAGCAACCAGCACATCTGGCGTGAGTCTTGTCTCCGTGAGACGACGACCACGTATGCCACCAGCACTCCCGTCACACCCGGAACTGGCCTCGGTGTCCCGGCAATTGCACCCACTAATGATTGGCGAGAGATTTATCGTGTCAAGCAGCAATTGACTCACAGATGGAAGGGCGGCAAGGCCAGCCCCGTTTATCTGAATGGTCACAAAGATAGCATCTATTGCCTTCAGTTCGATGAGTGAGTTTATTGACCGACTTCTCCCGATCAGCCTACTGACTTGATCAGGCACAAAATCATTACCGGTTCGCGAGACAAGACGATCCGTGTCTGGGACATGCACACTCTGCAGTGCCGTCTCGCTATTGGGCCTCCCGAGGTCATCCATGAGCCTGATATGCTCCTGGATGAGGAAGGCAATCCTACTCACTTTGCGACCGGCTCAGACAACGAGAGAACGGCACCCTCGATGCCCACTCTTGCCTCATTCCCTACTCACCACAAGGCATCCATTCTGTGCCTGCAGTACGATGATGAGATCCTGGTGACTGGATCCTCCGATTCGACCTGCATCGTCTACAACGTCAAGGCGGGATATCGACCTATCCGCCAGCTTCGCCGTCACACCGCTGCCGTTCTGGACCTGGCCTTTGACGACAAGCACATTGTCACCTGCAGCAAGGACTTTAGCATCTGTGTGTGGGAGCGCGAGACTGGCAACCTTCTGAAACAGCTCCGTGGACACAGTGGGCCTGTCAATGCAGTGCAGATGCGGGCAAACACCATCGTGTCTTGCTCGGGTGACTTCCGCGTCAAGCTGTGGAACATTGAGACGGGCAAGAACATTCGCGAATTCACGGGTCACACCAAGGGTCTTGCCTGCTCGCAATTCTCCGAGGACGGTCGGTACATCGCCTCCGCGGGTAACGACAAGGTGATTCGCATCTGGGACGCCAACACGGGCGAGTGCCTGCGGGAGATGCGCGCTCACGAGAACCTCGTTCGCAGTCTGCACATTGACAGCGTGAGCGGACGGCTCATTAGCGGAAGCTACGATACGGACATCAAGGTCTGGGACATGGAGACGGGCCATCAGTTGCTGGACTTTCCTGGATGGCACGCTAGTTGGGTGCTCAGTGCCAAGAGCGACTACCGCCGTATCGTGAGCACCGGACAGGATCCCAAGATCTTGATCATGGACTTTGGCGCCGACGTTGACGGCATCGAGATGCTGGAGTGCGGTCAGCCAGTGGAGACTGATGGAGGCTTCATCTGAGTCTGGCAAGGTGAAGGCAGAATACTAATGGGTCAACACAATTCGCAAGTCGAGTTGCAAGTTGGCTGTAACGATTTATGATACGGAGGGATTGGATGGTTAGACGTGGGGTATCTATCACATGACGGCACGGCAGCATGATGGAAACTTGCTGGACGGGTTGGAGACATGACCAGGCGTGCAGCCTCACGGAGCACCCTATGAGTTGAGATCTGGATGTATGTAAGGATGGCGACTCGTTGCCGTGTGGGGGTTAGGTTACTTGTTTGACATACTGTTAGCGATTTGTGGATTACATAGACCACTGGTGTAATACGATTATATGAGCATTTCTCTTTACATCTTTCTGGATAAGTTGAGCCGATTCGACTTGCCGAAAACGAACCAATGGCTTCGGGTTGCTCGGGCGAAGCCGAGGCCATTCAGGGGCGGGACGATGTAACGGCGGGAGATGACGGGGGTAATGAGGATGCGCGTCGAAGTAGAGTCTGGGGGAGAATTGGGCCGAGCAGAGTCCGAGATGAGGGATCGGGGAAACGAAACGCCATGTGTGTTGGAACTCATGGCGATGATGCGAGCATGGTCTTTAGTGAGCAGTTGACGGATCTAGAAGATTTCTGTTTTAATGCCTGTCAGAGTCGATCAAATGCTGTGAAACGTTGACTTGACGGGTACAAGATCATGTAGGTAGCCGTCGTGGTCGACGCCACACGATGCACCCGATCGATAGGCGTCGAGTCGCCAAGAATATGATTCTGGTCGTGTTTAATGAGGTCGAGCCAAATGCGGCCATCGAGGGTTGGGTGTTTCGAAACGGGGGTTATCGAGGGCGCGTCGTTGGCTGCTGAGTGCTAAAGAGAGTCTGCTATAGCCGCCACTACAAGACTCGCCTTCAAAGTCACCTATCTATGGAACGCACTTGTGGATATAGAAAACCCTTGATCCTGAACTTGACAGCCAGCAGCGCTTGTCCACCCAGCCCCGGATAGTCGCGCGCGTGTTTGGAGCCATGACGCAGGTTGATTGAGGAGGAATCGATCCGTTGGCGGGCGATGGCCCGAGGGGGTTTTAGCGGGGCAAGGAGGGAGATCTGATTAAGGGATCGGAAGTGATGCCTTGGAATGCGGCGGACAATGATGCATATAGAATTCCTGACCTGAAGCATCACATTGTTAATGCAAGA includes:
- a CDS encoding F-box domain-containing protein, which translates into the protein MTKRIIPVNDWAPAHEAMMEPPAESSAMGAAAASESQASAPGVFRPETGSGATTYGHRHRSMSLSLPWRRPKSFVWGHDSSHHLSRHFNDLAIDDTEEEVHGSGNGASHGHGHEHHHHFHTPGAIKGIIRRASVSFNRMVHRRPSGVAEDAPEHHSARPITSHGHSTWSRLRQATIRHSRSIYGLDLNHEHGFHHQQENPSNLPIPGFRGEPPIIPDNSGAAAKASAAMQNEYYARQSLYNMWLNPTTNDESNDRESGIGITVTLPGTEEADAESVISKIDFVTKLPTELAIHILACLDAAALTKASEVCRSWKNIISNQHIWRESCLRETTTTYATSTPVTPGTGLGVPAIAPTNDWREIYRVKQQLTHRWKGGKASPVYLNGHKDSIYCLQFDEHKIITGSRDKTIRVWDMHTLQCRLAIGPPEVIHEPDMLLDEEGNPTHFATGSDNERTAPSMPTLASFPTHHKASILCLQYDDEILVTGSSDSTCIVYNVKAGYRPIRQLRRHTAAVLDLAFDDKHIVTCSKDFSICVWERETGNLLKQLRGHSGPVNAVQMRANTIVSCSGDFRVKLWNIETGKNIREFTGHTKGLACSQFSEDGRYIASAGNDKVIRIWDANTGECLREMRAHENLVRSLHIDSVSGRLISGSYDTDIKVWDMETGHQLLDFPGWHASWVLSAKSDYRRIVSTGQDPKILIMDFGADVDGIEMLECGQPVETDGGFI